AGACCTTGAATCAAGGCATCTTGACACGTGATTTGGGTGGTCAGGCTTCGACTGCTGAAATGACAGCAGCTATTATTGGCAATCTCTAAACTCATGACACTAAAACTAGTGTTACTAAGTGTTTTGTTGGTATGGAATATTGTCGTCTTATTGGTTTATGGCCTTGATAAACATAAGGCTATCCGACATAAGAGACGGATTTCTGAGAAGGCATTATTATTACAGACACTGATCTTTGGTGGTATTGGTGCCTTTCTAGGTGGGAGACTTTTTAGACATAAAATTAACAAATGGTACTTTAAGCTTTGCTGGCTTATAGGAATTGTTATAGATGTCTTTCTTTTATACCTTATTCTAACAAGACTTTCGGATTAGCTAATCCTTAGATTATAATTGGAGTATTTTATGAGCGGAAAATCAATTTTTGATAAACTTTGGGAACGCCACGTCGTTACTGGAAATGAGGGCGAACCACAATTGATGTATGTGGATCAGCATTATATTCACGAGGTTACAAGTCCACAGGCCTTTCAAGGACTTCGTGATGCTGGACGTAAAGTTCGTCGCCCAGATTTAACTTTTGGTACGACAGACCACAACGTTCCTACGGTTGATATTTTTAACATTCGTGACCTTATTTCTAAAAACCAAATTGATACTTTGGCGAAAAACGTTGAGGAATTTGGTATTGATGCGGCTACCCACGGTACTGCTCGTCAGGGGATTGTCCACATGGTTGGTCCTGAAACAGGTCGTAGTCAACCAGGAAAATTTGTCGTTTGTGGTGATAGTCATACGGCTACTCATGGTGCCTTTGGTGCTATTGCCTTTGGTATTGGTACATCTGAGGTAGAACATGTCTTTGCGACACAATGTTTGTGGCAAGTGAAACCGAAGAAAATGAAGGTTGAATTTGTTGGTAAACCACAGCCAGGTGTTTATTCAAAAGACTTTATTCTTGCACTCATTGCACGCTATGGCGTTGATGCTGGTGTAGGATACGCAGTTGAATATTGTGGTGAAGCTATCGATGCTCTTTCAATGGATGAACGCATGACCATCTGTAACATGTCTATTGAATTTGGTGCTAAGATGGGTCTTATGAATCCAGACCAAAAAACTTATGATTATGTTGAGGGGCGTCCATGCGCACCTAAGGGTGAGAAATTCGAAGAAGCAGTAGCCGACTGGAAAACTTTGGTTTCAGATCCAGATGCTGAATATGATAAAGTGATTACTATTGATGTTTCAGAATTGGCACCTATGGTTACATGGGGAACTAACCCTGAAATGGGTGTTGAGTTTGATCAACCATTCCCAGAAATCAAGGACTTTAATGATGAACGTGCCTACGAGTATATGGACGTTAAGCCTGGTGAATATGCTAAAGATATTGATCTTGGCTATGTCTTCATTGGTTCTTGTACTAACGCACGTCTTAGCGACCTTGAGTTAGCTGCTAAATTCGTTAAAGGAAAACATATCTCACCGACATTGACAGCTATTGTTGTTCCAGGTTCGCGTCCAGTTAAGAAAGAAGCTGAACGTCTTGGTTTGGATAAAATTTTCATGGATGCAGGATTTGAATGGCGCGATCCAGGTTGTTCAATGTGTCTTGGTATGAACCCAGACCATGTTCCAGAAGGTGTGCATTGTGCATCTACAAGTAACCGTAACTTCGAGGGACGTCAAGGATATGGTGCTCGTACTCA
The DNA window shown above is from Streptococcus salivarius and carries:
- a CDS encoding DUF1294 domain-containing protein, which codes for MTLKLVLLSVLLVWNIVVLLVYGLDKHKAIRHKRRISEKALLLQTLIFGGIGAFLGGRLFRHKINKWYFKLCWLIGIVIDVFLLYLILTRLSD
- the leuC gene encoding 3-isopropylmalate dehydratase large subunit; this translates as MSGKSIFDKLWERHVVTGNEGEPQLMYVDQHYIHEVTSPQAFQGLRDAGRKVRRPDLTFGTTDHNVPTVDIFNIRDLISKNQIDTLAKNVEEFGIDAATHGTARQGIVHMVGPETGRSQPGKFVVCGDSHTATHGAFGAIAFGIGTSEVEHVFATQCLWQVKPKKMKVEFVGKPQPGVYSKDFILALIARYGVDAGVGYAVEYCGEAIDALSMDERMTICNMSIEFGAKMGLMNPDQKTYDYVEGRPCAPKGEKFEEAVADWKTLVSDPDAEYDKVITIDVSELAPMVTWGTNPEMGVEFDQPFPEIKDFNDERAYEYMDVKPGEYAKDIDLGYVFIGSCTNARLSDLELAAKFVKGKHISPTLTAIVVPGSRPVKKEAERLGLDKIFMDAGFEWRDPGCSMCLGMNPDHVPEGVHCASTSNRNFEGRQGYGARTHLCSPAMAAAAAIAGKFVDVRDMPEVQA